Below is a window of Geovibrio ferrireducens DNA.
TTCTGTCTGATGAAGTGAATGAGATTCTGTCAGAATAGGCAACCAGCGCTGTTGAAACATCTATGAGCTTGGGCAGAAAGATAATTTCGGCTTTCTTTTCAACGCAGGTAACAGTGTAGTTCGCATAGGCTGTGCATTTGCCTTTTTTATCCCAGGAGGAGCATCTGGAGCGGTTTGCTGTATAAGTTCCCCTGCTTACCGACTTTTCCGCTGAACCGGTGAAAATACCCTGCACTCCGGTCAGCCTTCCGAGCCTGACAGCCGTTCTTTCATCCACCGCACCTGAGATCTGAAGCTTCTGTTCCTGCATTATTCTGTTCAGGTTCTGCCTGTCGGCAACAGTAAAATATCTGTTCCCCTGCACTTCGGCAGATGCCAGCACATTCTCAACAGAAGGTGTTATTTTAGCTCCGTAGTTTCCGTCAAAGGGCAGAACTGCGATGCTCCTTATACCGGATATACCCTCCGCCCCTGCGGGCATAAGCACGGTTTCGGTTATCTTCGGTGCGCATGCGGACATAAACAGAGCCGCTATTATAACTGCTGCTTTCTTTTTCATACATACCCTGTGTTAAAATTAAATATCAGTATAATAGCACAAAAAATCAGACAGTTCAGGCAATTCCGCTCACTCCCGGCACTGCTTCTGCGGCTTTCTTAATTTCCGGCTCTCTCCAGCCGCAGTATACGTCCGTTTTTGTCATCCGTCAGAATATATATCCATCCGTCCGGGCCCTGACGTACATC
It encodes the following:
- a CDS encoding CsgG/HfaB family protein, translated to MKKKAAVIIAALFMSACAPKITETVLMPAGAEGISGIRSIAVLPFDGNYGAKITPSVENVLASAEVQGNRYFTVADRQNLNRIMQEQKLQISGAVDERTAVRLGRLTGVQGIFTGSAEKSVSRGTYTANRSRCSSWDKKGKCTAYANYTVTCVEKKAEIIFLPKLIDVSTALVAYSDRISFTSSDRTCPDSSSAPASDETLLSAAESGVLDKFRTQIAPYAARVTFTLMKSDDGVKESEGKKLLKSSLEFAEAGRMDRACEMWHEGAEKYPQSPAFLHNLGLCSEIKADYDKALELYKRADRLTDKPDKVLGAALVRTEKRIQERELLKKQLQ